A window from Balearica regulorum gibbericeps isolate bBalReg1 chromosome 1, bBalReg1.pri, whole genome shotgun sequence encodes these proteins:
- the SLC5A3 gene encoding sodium/myo-inositol cotransporter, translated as MRASLETADIAIVALYFVLVMCIGFFAMWKYNRSTVSGYFLAGRSMTWVAIGASLFVSNIGSEHFIGLAGSGAASGFAVGAWEFNALMLLQLLGWVFVPVYIRSGVYTMPEYLSKRFGGHRIQIYFAALSLILYIFTKLSVDLYSGALFIQESLGWNLYLSVILLIGMTALLTVTGGLVAVIYTDTLQALLMIIGALTLMIISIMEVGGFEEVKRRYMLASPNITSILLTYNISNTDSCNVDPKPDALKMLREPTDEDIPWPGFLLGQTPASVWYWCADQVIVQRVLAAKNIAHAKGSTLMAGFLKLLPMFIIVVPGMISRILFADDIACINPEHCFQVCGSRAGCSNIAYPRLVMKLVPVGLRGLMMAVMIAALMSDLDSIFNSASTIFTLDVYKLIRKSATSRELMIVGRVFVAFMVVISIAWVPIIVEMQGGQMYLYIQEVADYLTPPVAALFLMGIFWKRCNEQGAFYGGMAGFVLGAIRLILAFIYRAPECNQPDTRPSFIKNIHYMYVATALFWITGIVTFVVSLLTPPPTKEQVRTTTFWAVKNRNVKETATKGELYKVQEKSILKCNENANHIIPNGKSEENIKNIKPEDINLLVTCRDDSNPVISLSHSEVETPVDCYSNGQAALMGEKKHEEETDDRERHLKFIDWFCGFKSKNMNKRAVREIEEETVCLQMLEETPKVKLLLNTGLVCVCSLGIFMFVYFSL; from the coding sequence atgAGGGCTTCTTTGGAAACAGCAGACATTGCCATTGTGGCACTGTACTTCGTGCTTGTAATGTGCATAGGTTTTTTTGCCATGTGGAAATACAATCGGAGCACCGTAAGTGGCTACTTTTTGGCAGGGCGTTCTATGACCTGGGTAGCTATCGGTGCCTCTTTATTTGTGAGCAATATTGGAAGTGAACATTTCATTGGGCTCGCAGGATCTGGAGCGGCGAGTGGATTTGCAGTAGGCGCGTGGGAATTCAACGCCTTAatgcttttgcagcttttagGATGGGTCTTCGTCCCAGTCTACATCCGGTCGGGAGTATACACCATGCCTGAATACTTGTCGAAGCGTTTTGGAGGGCATAGAATTCAAATCTATTTTGCAGCATTGTCTCTAATTCTTTATATCTTCACCAAACTCTCAGTTGACTTGTATTCAGGGGCACTTTTTATTCAAGAATCGCTAGGTTGGAACCTCTATTTGTCAGTTATCCTCCTTATTGGAATGACTGCACTGTTGACTGTGACTGGAGGTCTTGTGGCTGTCATCTACACAGACACCCTTCAAGCTCTGCTTATGATTATTGGTGCCCTCACACTTATGATCATAAGTATTATGGAGGTTGGTGGGTTTGAAGAAGTTAAAAGAAGGTACATGTTAGCGTCACCAAATATTACATCTATCTTGTTAACCTACAACATTTCCAATACCGATTCCTGCAATGTCGACCCAAAGCCCGATGCTCTTAAAATGTTGCGCGAGCCAACAGATGAAGATATTCCCTGGCCTGGATTTCTGTTGGGACAGACCCCAGCTTCTGTCTGGTACTGGTGTGCCGATCAAGTCATAGTTCAGAGAGTTTTAGCTGCAAAAAACATTGCTCATGCCAAAGGATCCACTCTGATGGCAGGCTTCTTAAAGTTGCTGCCGATGTTTATTATAGTTGTCCCAGGGATGATTTCACGAATACTGTTTGCAGATGATATCGCCTGCATTAATCCAGAACACTGTTTTCAAGTCTGcgggagcagagctgggtgctcTAACATCGCCTACCCACGTTTGGTGATGAAACTCGTGCCGGTTGGTCTGCGGGGACTGATGATGGCTGTGATGATCGCTGCACTGATGAGTGACTTGGACTCGATATTCAACAGTGCCAGCACCATATTCACACTTGATGTCTACAAACTCATTCGGAAGAGTGCGACATCTAGAGAACTGATGATTGTAGGAAGAGTCTTTGTTGCGTTCATGGTAGTTATAAGCATTGCCTGGGTCCCGATAATTGTAGAAATGCAAGGTGGTCAGATGTACCTTTATATTCAAGAGGTAGCGGACTATTTGACCCCACCGGTGGCTGCTCTGTTTCTTATGGGGATCTTTTGGAAGCGTTGCAATGAGCAGGGGGCTTTCTATGGCGGAATGGCCGGGTTTGTTCTTGGAGCGATACGGTTGATACTGGCGTTTATCTATCGTGCTCCAGAGTGTAACCAGCCAGATACTAGGCCAAGCTTTATCAAAAACATCCATTACATGTACGTTGCGACAGCTCTGTTCTGGATCACTGGGATTGTGACCTTTGTAGTAAGCCTCCTCACGCCTCCGCCTACGAAGGAGCAAGTTCGGACGACCACTTTCTGGGCCGTGAAAAACAGGAACGTAAAAGAGACCGCCACAAAGGGGGAGCTGTACAAAGTGCAAGAAAAGAGCATCCTCAAGTGCAATGAAAATGCGAACCATATCATTCCAAATGGcaagtcagaagaaaatattaaaaatattaagccAGAGGATATCAATCTTCTGGTTACTTGCAGAGATGACAGCAACCCAGTGATTTCTCTGAGTCACTCTGAAGTCGAGACACCAGTTGATTGTTATTCGAACGGACAAGCGGCTTtgatgggggagaaaaagcacGAGGAAGAGACTGATGATAGAGAGAGACATTTGAAATTCATAGACTGGTTCTGTggctttaaaagtaaaaacatgaACAAGAGAGCTGTTCGGGAGATCGAGGAGGAGACTGTTTGTTTACAAATGCTGGAAGAGACTCCAAAAGTTAAACTATTACTAAATACTGGACTGGTCTGTGTCTGTTCGCTTGGAATATTCATGTTTGTCTATTTCTCTTTGTGA